GCACCTAGGCCCCCCCAGACCCACATTCCTGGGAAACAGGTTCACCAGCAGCCTGTccctcccagctgctccctggACCTGTGGCACCGGTTGGACCAGACAAgggcaggtggtggtggggacacAGAGACCCCAGGGCTGGCAGGAGCGGGGGGGCACTGGGTGGACTGGTTGTTTCTTCTCCTTCCGAGTTGGCTTGAAGCCAGCCAGCGTGTGGCCCTGGGGTGCTGGCAGGTGCCCCCTTCCCTGCTGTGCCTGTGAGTGggcctggccccctgccccatcctcctGAGTCCTATCCTTTCTCACTTCTGCAGGGACCCCACCTGTTCCATGTGGATGAGCCCCATGGGCCCCCCTCATGGCTAAAGCTCACCCCAGCTTCTCCTCCAGGTCCCCACCCTCTGACTCAGTTCTTAAACTCAACAGGCACTGTCCGGAGCTCATCACGACCCCTTCCTGGACCCTAGGCCTTTGTGGGCACGCCCACCCTCCTGACACCCCCCTTACATCTCCCCGCCCCTCTAACCACTCCTCCTGGGTGGATGCCTCCCCCCTTGTCCAGGGTCCCGCCTGTGAGCCCCTGGCCAGCTCTTCCTCTGCCATGCTCGGGACCCAGGAagcctcttttccctccttcctcaagTGTGAGGCCCATACGCCAGCTGTGCTTTGACCTCAGGTCCCTGGTGAGGGGGACGACTCACATGCCATGTGTGTCAGACCTCGTCCTTCTTTCCCAACCGGTGCTCCCCCCTTCATCCTCGCGTCCCTCTGATCCACAGCCCAGGCTTACAGGAGGCGTCGGCCCTTTCTCCATGTCTGTTCACGTCCCCAGTGCTCTGCGTCCCTCTGTGTGGCCCAGCCAATGCCCCGTGTCCCGTGTGGACTGGCCCCGGGGGCTGTGTGGTGCATCTCTGGCCACAGACTGGGACACTTTGTGCTTTGAAGCCTCTTTCTACGGATTAGTCCCTGTGCTGGGAACAGGCTCCTATCCCCATCGCCCTGGCTGGCTGCAGACTGGGCATGGGCGCTGCCACCTCTGGGAGGCCTCCCTGACCCACTGAGCTGGAGGAGGTCTATTGGAGGCATAGGCTCTCAGGCTGGCTTGGCAGAGGGGTGCCCACAGGATGGGCTGTGCCACCTGGGGTCCGGGATGGGCTTTGTCACTCCTCTGGGGGCCTTGCTTGGACGCGTCTGTGGAAGGGCACGGCCAGCGTCTTCGCAGAGCCCCAGTGGCCGTCAGCCCGCATCCCCTTTCTGCTGGGCAGATGTTCCCCGCCTCTCACTTCCCTCGCAGTGAGTGGCCAGGCCCCTGCGGAGGAGACTGTCCCTTCCCTGGGCCCTGGTTCCATCCGCCCAGTGAGCTGGTTTATGTGGAACAGCCCAGAAAAAGGGCCTGACCCGTGCTAGAGGCCTGGATGGGACTTCTGTAGCCACCTTGCCTCCGACGGAGAAATGGGCCCAGACAGGGCATGATCCTCCCCCGAGAAGCAGCACAGGGGTTGGTGGTGCGACCAGGACactggctgggctgggggctgggggtgttgGCTCTGCTGTGACGCAGAGAAGATGACAGAGGGGCCCCCGGGAGCCAGGCAGCCCTCAGACTCCAGGCTGACACATGACCCTGGGTCCCATGAAAGGTCTTTGGTGCCCGAGGTCAACATAGACCccttctgcttctgcctgggCAGCCCCCATGAAGGTGGCGGAGCTGCCCACCGGCTATGACCAGGGGCCCGAGCTGCCCGCCGACTGGGACCAAGGGGCCAGGCTCCCCCAGCTGGGGAGAGGTCTGGGAGGGAGCCGGGCCACTCTGCACGTGGCACCTCGGAGCCCTTGGTCCTGACCTTTGGTGTCCGGCACTTTGGGGCAGGTTTGTGGGGTCCCAGAGGTCAGCAGTGGGGCTGGGATGCCCCAGCTTGCCATGTGGCCTGGGCCTGTTTCTGTGTCTTCCGGGGGCTGCTTCTCAAACTGGAGTGTgtttgcccccaccccctccccgggcaAGGATAGGCTTTAGATGATGACTTTGAGGGTGCGCAGCTGGCCTGCCTGACAGCCCCCTTGGTGGCGGTGTCTCCGCAGAGCGTGGATTTCCAGGATGAAGCCGGTGAGGCGGATGCCAGGAAGGCCTCGGACCCTGGCATCATCGAGAATGGGCACCAGCCAGGAGCAGGTAGGGGCCCGTGGCCCGGGAGGGGTGGCTTGGGGGCTTGCGTCCATGGCCAGAGAGCGCCTGACCCTGGACCACAGCAGTCAGAGGGGCTGCCCCGAAGTGGAAGAACTTTTTAAACACAGTGGAAGATGGAAGCTGCCGGGAGGCAGTGAGCTTCTCTGTCGCTGGAGAAACGAACAGGGCCTGAGGAGTAGTCTAGGCAGCCTGTCGCATGGAGCAGCCAACAGGCCAGCTAGGGTGTCCTGAGCTGACCAAGAGACGGCTGGGGCCAGACCTGGACTCTGGGTGGAGCGTCGAGGTGTCCCCAGGGAGGGATACCTGGGAGGCTTTCTTGGAGAAGGTGGGAGGGGGGGTCAGGAGGCTAGCATCCTGCTGGGGAGCTCTGAGGCCCTACGCTGTGGCTGACCTGCACCGCCCCCCAGGGTCACATGCTCCAGGTGTGGGTGATGGACCTGCCGAGGCTGCCGAAACCTTCCCAGCACCAGAGCCCCCCCGGCCTCGCCCCGTGAGCCTCTCCTTGGGGCTGCCTCATCAGCCTGTCACGGCCATCACTCGGATGCCTGAGAAGTTCTCAGGGGAGACCTCGGCCGCGGCTCTGTCGCCCACGTCTGCCGCTGTCCTGGGGGCCCTCAGCCTGAGCCCCAGTGAGGCCACCACTGCCTGGACTGCGGCACTCAGCGGTAGGAGCAGGAGAGCGTGACCTAGGGACAACCCTATATCCaggtgggagggcaggcagggcacaTGGTGGGGGGTGGCACCAGACCCCAAAGAGCTGGAGCCCTACAGCCCCATTGTGCCTGTCCACAGCCTGTGCCCTGGTGATGCTCCTGGGCTCTGGGAATACCATGTGGGTCCCCAGCTCAGGGCTGGGGCTGCGCTCTCTGAGATGGGGAGCACAGATGGGACCTGTTCTCTCTGTGCTCCTCCCCTGACCATGGGCCATGGCTAAGCCCAGGGCACCCGCCTGTCTGGCGCAGGGAAGGGAGGATGGCTGCCGGGgctacttctctttctgcttgtcCCACAGAGAAGAACCCCCCAGCCCCGTGCTCGAGTTCCAGCTATGGGGCAGCGTCTGCTGGCAGGAACAGCAACAGGTGGGTCAGGGTGAGGATGCTTGTGGGGATGGCCTCGGGCTCCCAGGCCACCAGCAGGTGCCTTCTGAGCTGACCCAGAGCTCCAGGGCCAGGGTGTGGGGCCGTAGGGCCACAGTGTCACAGGGTCATAGGGCCACAAGGTCATGGGGTCATAGGGCTGCAGGGTCACAGGGTCGTAGGGCTGTGGGGCCAGATTAGGGCTGGGAGGCTACGGGGGAGTGGGGCGGCGTCCTCTGATGGTGTCATGTGGAGAAATGTGGCCGTGGAGGACTCCTCCTCCCATCAGGGCCGTGGAGGACTCCTCCTCCCATCAGGGCTGTGGGAGGACAGGAGGCCGTGTCCCTGACCCCCCAGAGGACAGGCAGTGGCAGGCTGTCCTCATCCGTGGCTGGGCTCCCTCAGCTGGGTGCTTTCTAGGGGGACGACGGAGGTggaaggggggaggagaaggacgAGGGAGGCACCTGGAAAGGCCCCTCCCGCTGGCAGCTGTCCCTGTGCCCCCAGGCCAGCTGCGCAGAGAGGAGCTGGTGAGGAGGCAGGGGACTGGCTGGGCTCCTTTTgtcatgagaaaggaaaattgtGACTTCCTGGCAGATTGTTGAGGAGGAGACAAAAGGGGTCTTGTccagtgggggtggaggggggcctggggctggcttGGGGTCACCTCTGCCCTGggaggacccccacccccaccccaggagttGGCACCTGCCAAGGGGTGATTATGGGACTGCTGTCCCTCCCTGTCGTGGGCTGGCCTCCACTCTGGACTGATGCTGCCAGAGAACCAGCTCCACAGGTTGGGGCACCTCCAAAGGGTGGCGGGCAGAGCCTCCTGTGTTTCTGCTGCAGGCCCCCTACCCCATCACTCCACAGGAGGGACCCTGGACCTGTGTGTGGCCAGGCTGCTCTTGACACACGGTTCTCTCCTCAGCCTACCGCAGGCCATGCTACCCCAGTCACCCCCCTCGCCCCCACCACCGGCCACCTTGCAGGCCCGGCGCCGGGAGCTGGTAAGGTCGCAGACGCTGCCCCGCACTTCGGGAGCGCAGGCCCGGAAGGCACTGTTTGAGAAGTGGGAGCAGGACACAGCTGGCAAGTAGGGACACCCCTGCCGGGTGGGAGCCACGGGGATGGGGGGGTAGGAGGCCCTGTCCCCTACCCGTTAGGGTGTCCCCGTTAGAGGCACCCCTTGGTGTCTGGACGGCCCAGAGAGACCATAGGGGTTGAGGGTTGGGTTCCAGGGGGGAGCTGTGTGCTGTTGTTGGCATGGGTACCCAGTGCCGTGTGCAGGGTGGGGCCCTACTTTGTGTGGCAAGTACACCCCCCACTCCTGGCTTCCTCCCCTCACCAAGGGAGGTTACCTCGGCATGTGCCTGCTGAGCCACACCACCTAATCTTGGGGTTTGGGGATGTCGTGGGGCGTGAGGAGGCCCTCCCTGGGGGTGGCTAGGATAGAGGATCAGAGGAGCAGGGGGCAGGCTCAAGTCCTGTGTCCCAGGATGACCTGGTGACCCTCAATCCCTGGCTGGGGGGAGGGCAGTCTTGCCCCGTATGGTGGGGGGAGGCCATGTGCCCACACGTCGTCCGGGGGCCCCGGGGACCCCTGGGAGGACAGAGTGGCTGCCGGCGGCCCCCACGGCCTCCCCACTCTGGCCTGCGCTCTTTGTACAGGGGGAGAGGCGAGGTGCGGGCCAAGCTGAAGCGCTCACAGAGCTTCGGCGTGGCCAGTGCCAGCAGCATCAAGCAGCTCCTGCTCGAGTGGTGCCGCAAGAAGACTGTGGGCTACCAGgtgggcctggcctggggccccTCCTGGCTGGGGCGGGCAAGCTGCAGCCCCAGGGGCTGGCCTTCACAGCAGGTGCTCCAGAACCCAGGGATGCGTGCGTCTGCATCTGAGCAGCGTCTGGGCCTCAGCCTGGGGCTGGGTGGCAGGGCTGGAAGGGCTGTGTGTGGGAAGCCATGCCCCCGCCCCGCTCATCCCCTGCAttgctccctgccctcctgaaGCATGTGGACCTGCAGAACTTCTCCTCCAGCTGGAGCGATGGGATGGCCTTCTGCGCCCTGGTGCACTCCTTCTTTCCCGATGCCTTCGACTATGGTGCCCTGAGCCCCTCGCAGCGGCAGAAGAACTTCGAGCTGGCCTTCAGCACAGCCGAGTGAGTGCAGCGACCCCTGCGCTCGGCAGTGGCCCTGGGGGGGCACGGGGAGCACGGGGAGCACGGAGCAGGCGGGTGTGAGGCCCTCTGGTGTGACCGGAGCCTGCAGGGGTTGCCCACACATGCTCTACTCGTGGCTCCTGCCCAAGCCCCGGGGTGCGGTCTGGGAGGCCAGCCCCTGATGggcttggggtgggtggggggcgtGGGCTGGGGTCTCCCAGGGTGCCTGGCCTGTGCTCTCAGGGCTATGTCTTTGAAACTTCCCCAGGAAGGAGGTGTTGTTCTGGCATTTGATGGGAAATCACCTGCCGTCCTGAGCCTGGCTTGTCAGGAGGACATTGAGGGGGGCGACTGTGGGAGCCCTGGCACTTGGGGAGCCTCAGCTCCTGGGCTGGCCTGCCTGGCATTGGGCTGTGCTCGCAGGCCTGGCAGTGGACGCACCAGCTCATGGTGCTGACGGGAGGAGCTGGGGGGCCAGGGCTCTGCCCTCTCACGGGCCTGGTGGGCTGTCAGGTTGCAGAGAGCGGGGGCTGGGAGACAATGTGTGGAGGACGTGTAGGGCTGCGGAGATGAAGCGGGGGAAGGTTAGCAGAAGGGAGGCCTCTGAAGCCGTTTCCTGCCCAAACATTAATCTGCCCCAGGGCCAACTCTGTGTCTGTGATGTAAGCCCCCCAGTTCTTGCCTTGCCCCGAGCAGGAGGTTGGCCTGCAGCAGGCCTGGACAcccagaggccagggcagggtaAGGAGACCCTCCTGGAGCCGCAGCATCGCAGGATGGAGACCCCGGCCCTGGGCTCCTTGGCTGCGCTGTGAGCACGTGGGCGTTCCCCCTGTGGTGGGGTCGCAGGGGACATGTCAGACACCGGGCCCCCTCAGGGTCACCAGGGCCCCTGTGTACTTTAGGAGCCTTATCCTTCTCGGCTGCGGGGGATTAGCTGTTACCCTAATCACAGAAACAGCTCTGGATGGAGCCTGTTATGCAACTGGACCCAGACTGTGGGAAAGCGGAGCCAGGGGGCGGCTGGGCATTGGGGAGGGGTGCTTGCAGGGGTAGGCCCGATTGCCGGGAGCCCAGAGGTGGCGGTGCCATGAGTGTGCAGGCCCGGGGTGCTGGTGCAGGCCCCTGGGGTGCATCCCGGCTGGTGAGGCTGTGCCTGGAGTTCTGGGGGCCATGGCCTGGCCCGGGGTGGGCCAGGTGGGGATCAGGGCCACCGGGGTGGTGGTTGTCCCTGCGTCCTACATCATGGGGAGCACCCTGCCCTCCTGCTTGTGGGCAGCCGGAGCCTTCTAGAGCCATCTTTGGCTGTGCTTTCCCAGGATAAGGGTTGAGCTCCCGGAGCCTCCAGGTTTGGGGCACATGTGCCTTCTATGCCTGGCCCTGGGGGCGATCTTCAGCTTCCCCCATACCCCGGGCTGACAGGGGGCCAAGACCTGGCCCGGTGtccctgggctggggaggggaaacATTGTGCCTATCCCTGAGGGTCTGCTCTGGCTTCTCTCCTGCCTTGAGGGGCTGCAGAGCGGGTGCCCGGGGACACCCTGTGTGGGCAGGAGTGGCTTCCCCTGGGCACTTGTGGGAGGTGACCTCACAGGGCCCTGAGGCCATCCCCGGAGGACGGCGGCTGCTCGGAGGGGGACGCAGACACAGGGTTGCTTGCTGGAGGGGGTGCTGGGTGTTCGTTCTGGGCAGAGCATCCTCGGTGGACCAGTAGACATGTGGGGCTGTGCAGGGGGCAAGGCCAGTGGCGAGAGGGCCTGGACTCTCGGGGGTCACAGCCTGCGGACAAGAGGGCGGACTGGCCCCTGACACATGGAGTCAGCTCATGTTGGGGAGGGAGTGTGTGGGCAGGGCCAAGAGGTGCAGAGACGTGTCAGCCggccaccccaccccatccaggCTGTGGACACGGTGGCTACTGCCCCTTCTCCCCATAACCACCGCCCCAAGGGTCCCTGAGGCCCGGTCTGTGTGAGTGATGCAGGGTTGACAGGATGGTGAACCCACGGCCCAGATGGGTGTCCCCCGGGCTTGGAAAGCGGGAAGACTAGCCTTCTTACAAAGGGGGCTGGGTGGGTGCGTGGGGCCACCCTCTGCACCCGCTCCCTGCCGTCCCTGGTCCCCTGGGTGCTCGAGTGCCGAGGCTCCCGCTTGCCCTGTGGGGAATGTGCCCTGCTCTCGGGTTACGCCCGGCAGAAGGGGCTTCGGGCTATTTGTGGTGCTCATGTGTCTGCATGTGAAACCAGCCGGGAGGCCGCAGCCCGACCTGGCATCCGCGGGCGCAGTGGCTTTTACAGGAGTAAAAATAACCCCTCAAGCCCCTCCCCCGCGGCCCCTCAGCCAGCCCCGTGTGGACGGACTGGTCTCGGCGCTGGGCCGGAGCCCTCCGGAGCCCTCTGGAGCCCTCGTCCCCCCGGGCCAGGCTGGGCTCAGGGAGTTCGTTTAAAACCGGCGGCGGGCGGGTGTTAGGGTCCCTGTGGCGGCCGAGGTGCCCACTCCCTGCGGCGACGGCCTTGGTTAAGCTGCCTTGCTCTTATGAGCACCGTCGGGGGATTAGGGAGTCGAGCATACGTGGGAGGCCGCAGTCTAGGTCGGTGACGCTCAACATTTTAAAGAGGGAGAAGGGGCCTCCGCTATTTTCGAGACTCGCAGAGTTTTACAGAAGTCACTGTGGAAGGTCACCTTCCTTCCCTTGCATTGTGATTCTAGAATGTTCTTTAGCCTGTGTGCGGCTTCTGGGAATCCTGCCGGTGCCCTTGtggttggggggctggggggatgagggggtggggtggggccggggCCCGGCCTGTTTGGCGGTGGCTTCCCAACGGGGTGGCAATGAAGTGGCAACCAGGAGGCCACCCTGGTGGTGAAGGCAGGGGTGCCCGTGGGCGGAGCCAAACATGCAGGCGGGagctccctgcagccctgggcgcCCTGGGGTGAGATGGTGGAGAGGTGGCTGGGGAGACATGACAGGCAGCACGGAGagtcccaggtgcccctagaggcTCAGTGAGGAAACCAGAGCCGAGTAGCTTTGGGGA
This window of the Canis lupus dingo isolate Sandy chromosome 5, ASM325472v2, whole genome shotgun sequence genome carries:
- the SMTNL2 gene encoding smoothelin-like protein 2 translates to MEPGPDAEEARTVREALGRYEAALEGAVRALHEDMQGLQRGVERRVAEALRLAGPLARTVAELQRDNQRLQSQLERLTRQVEALGLGTGQAPAAGSPGTHSPPAAPAAPGRAPRLGSARFASHATFSLSGRGQSVDFQDEAGEADARKASDPGIIENGHQPGAGSHAPGVGDGPAEAAETFPAPEPPRPRPVSLSLGLPHQPVTAITRMPEKFSGETSAAALSPTSAAVLGALSLSPSEATTAWTAALSEKNPPAPCSSSSYGAASAGRNSNSLPQAMLPQSPPSPPPPATLQARRRELVRSQTLPRTSGAQARKALFEKWEQDTAGKGRGEVRAKLKRSQSFGVASASSIKQLLLEWCRKKTVGYQHVDLQNFSSSWSDGMAFCALVHSFFPDAFDYGALSPSQRQKNFELAFSTAENLASCERLIEVEDMMLMGRKPDPMCVFTYVQSLYNHLRRFE